The sequence CACTCTCACCGTTTTTGGGTTGAGGGCGAGAAGCGCTTTGTAACTCTGCGTGTATCTGCTAAAGGTATGCGTGTTATTGATAAGAAGGGTATCGAAACGGTCTTGGCCGAAATTCGTGCCCGCGGTGAGAAGTATTAAGGAACTGAATCATGGCTAAAGGTGTTCGCGAGAAGATCAAGCTGGTTTCTTCTGCTGGTACTGGTCACTTCTATACCACTACGAAGAACAAGCGTACTAAGCCGGAAAAATTGGAACTGAAGAAATTCGATCCAGTTGTCCGTCAACACGTGATCTACAAAGAAGCTAAAATTAAATAATTTTAATTTTGGTGGATTAAGAAAACCCGGCCTCGGCCGGGTTTTTTATTATATAAAGCCCAGTGAGATACGTTTAGGGAGGTTGCATGCCTGAATTACCAGAAGTTGAAACCAGCCGACGCGGGATCGAGCCTTATCTTGTCGGCCAGAAAATCCTGTATGCCGTGGTTAGGAATGCCCGCTTGCGCTGGCCAGTGTCCGATGAAATCCTCGCGCTCAGTGACCAGCCGGTGTTAAGTGTTCAACGCCGGGCTAAATACTTATTGATAGAACTGAAAACCGGTTGGATTATCGTACATCTTGGGATGTCAGGTAGTCTGCGTATTTTGTCAGAAGAAACTGAAGCGGAAAAACATGATCACGTCGATTTGGTGATCAGTAATGGCAAAATACTGCGTTATACCGACCCACGCCGCTTTGGTGCTTGGTTATGGGCGAAAGACCTTGAAACCAGTAGTGTACTTGCGCATTTAGGGCCAGAGCCGCTGAGTGATGAGTTTACTCCGGAATATCTGTTTGAGAAGTCACGTAACAAACGTACCGTAATTAAACAGTGGCTGATGGATAACAAAGTGGTGGTTGGGGTTGGCAACATTTATGCCAGTGAATCGCTATTCACGGCGGGTATTCTACCTGAACGCGCTGCCGGTTCATTAACCGAAACCGAGATAACACAGCTGGTGGCAACAATCAAAGCCGTGCTATTACACTCTATTGAGCAGGGTGGCACCACATTGCGCGATTTTTTACAGTCGGATGGTAAGCCGGGTTATTTTGCACAAGAATTGCAGGTATACGGGCGGGCAGGCGAGTTATGCCGCCGTTGTGGGAATGTGATTGAAATTGCAAAACATGGGCAGCGCAGCACGTTTTTTTGCCGCCACTGCCAGCATTAATCTATTTAGCCAGCTTATTCATCAACGCCGCAGTGACAGGGGCAGGAAGGAATGGCGTGATATCACCACCATGGCGTGCCACTTCCTTCACCAATGAAGAAGAGATAAACGACCATTTTTCTGATGGCATCAGAAAGACACTTTCCAGCTTTGGCATTAGATGGCGATTCATATTCGCTAATTGCCATTCATATTCAAAATCTGAAACTGAACGTAAACCCCGCACTAAAATATTCGCATTGTTCTTTTTGGCAAATTCCGCCATAAGTTCACTGAATCCTAATACTTCAACATTCTTCAGTGGCGCAGTCACTTGCTTTGCTAATGCTACCCGTTCGGCCAGGGTAAACATCGGTTTCTTGCTGGAACTATCGGCAATAGCCAAAATAACATGGCTAAACATTTCTGAGGCACGGGTGACTAAGTCCAAATGCCCATTGGTAATAGGATCAAATGTCCCCGGATAGATGGCTTTAGTAGTCATGATTTCTCACTCTTCTGATATTGATGGCTCAATGCCCACAGAGCGGCATATTTATTAAAGGTATATTGTGCGTTTACGACCGCCAACAATAGCCCTTGTTTACCATCGAGGAAACCGGCACGTAATAACCATGTCTTACAGAATGCCCCGAGAGTATGGCTGAGAATCGAGAAATAACTGCAACGTTTACCTTGCTGATGGCGCTGATTTGCCCAAGCTTGGGCATAATTAAGCTGTTTTCGTTGAAAGGCAAAAAAGTCACGACAGGTTAGATGCAGTAAGTCGCCGGACAGCGGGATAACTTTAGCAGAGCCACTATCAAGTGATTCATGAACCAAATCATCGTTGTAACGATATTGATCGCGTGGATATAGACGGGAAACTCTATCGGGATACCAGCCGCTATGACGCATGAAACGGCCTAAAAACAGGTTCCGCCGCGCACAGCTATAAACTGCGCCTTCTTCAGGAGCCAATAACACGGCTTCAATCGCACTTTTAAGTTCTGGTGTTACACGTTCATCAGCATCCAGCATCAAAATATAATCACCAGTGGCATATTGCTGGGCTAATTGCCGCTGTTTGCCGTAGCCGGGCCATTCTGTGTTGCTGTACACTTTTGCGCCATGCTGCTCGGCCAGAGCAACGGTTTCATCTTCACTACCTGAATCCAATACTACGATTTCATCAGCCCAGTTAACTGACGCCAGGCAATCTGTCAGTAGGGAGGCTTCATTCTTGACTATCATCACCACTGACAGGCGTTTTGGGGCACTCATTTAGTGGCTCCGTTGCGGTAGATAAGGCTCCAGCAAGTGCAATAATCGTTGCAGTGCGCCCTGATTTTCATGCAATACATCAACCGCATGGCGGCCATAATAGAGGCGGCAATCTTCATCTGT comes from Yersinia canariae and encodes:
- the rpmB gene encoding 50S ribosomal protein L28, translated to MSRVCQVTGKRPVSGNNRSHAMNATKRRFLPNLHSHRFWVEGEKRFVTLRVSAKGMRVIDKKGIETVLAEIRARGEKY
- the rpmG gene encoding 50S ribosomal protein L33, which codes for MAKGVREKIKLVSSAGTGHFYTTTKNKRTKPEKLELKKFDPVVRQHVIYKEAKIK
- the mutM gene encoding bifunctional DNA-formamidopyrimidine glycosylase/DNA-(apurinic or apyrimidinic site) lyase codes for the protein MPELPEVETSRRGIEPYLVGQKILYAVVRNARLRWPVSDEILALSDQPVLSVQRRAKYLLIELKTGWIIVHLGMSGSLRILSEETEAEKHDHVDLVISNGKILRYTDPRRFGAWLWAKDLETSSVLAHLGPEPLSDEFTPEYLFEKSRNKRTVIKQWLMDNKVVVGVGNIYASESLFTAGILPERAAGSLTETEITQLVATIKAVLLHSIEQGGTTLRDFLQSDGKPGYFAQELQVYGRAGELCRRCGNVIEIAKHGQRSTFFCRHCQH
- the coaD gene encoding pantetheine-phosphate adenylyltransferase, with the translated sequence MTTKAIYPGTFDPITNGHLDLVTRASEMFSHVILAIADSSSKKPMFTLAERVALAKQVTAPLKNVEVLGFSELMAEFAKKNNANILVRGLRSVSDFEYEWQLANMNRHLMPKLESVFLMPSEKWSFISSSLVKEVARHGGDITPFLPAPVTAALMNKLAK
- a CDS encoding glycosyltransferase family 2 protein — protein: MSAPKRLSVVMIVKNEASLLTDCLASVNWADEIVVLDSGSEDETVALAEQHGAKVYSNTEWPGYGKQRQLAQQYATGDYILMLDADERVTPELKSAIEAVLLAPEEGAVYSCARRNLFLGRFMRHSGWYPDRVSRLYPRDQYRYNDDLVHESLDSGSAKVIPLSGDLLHLTCRDFFAFQRKQLNYAQAWANQRHQQGKRCSYFSILSHTLGAFCKTWLLRAGFLDGKQGLLLAVVNAQYTFNKYAALWALSHQYQKSEKS